The sequence below is a genomic window from uncultured Stenotrophomonas sp..
TAGGTGGCGCCGCGCGCGGTGTCGCGGGTGATGATGCGGTTGCAGCCGCAGTAGAAGCAGGGGCTGGTGCAGAAGGGGATGTGCAGGTACAGGGACAATGGCCGCGGGATCGGATCGCCATTGCTGATGGCGGCCATCTGCCGCAGGTCGGCCTCACCGAACGTCGAGGAGAACTGCGGCGCGGTCGGGTAGGAGGTATAGCGTGGCCCCGGCGTGTCGTAGCGCCGCAGCAGCTCGGGGTCGAACAGGGAGGAAAGGCTGGCCATGCCCGGCAGACTAGGTGCGGGCGCCGGGGTTGTCCTTGACATGGGTCAATCGAGGGCGCCGCCGGGCCTTGCGTGGCGCGCGCTAGAATCGACCGGGACGCGATTCCAGACCATGCAAAGGAGCCCCATGAGCGCCGCCCGCCATGCCGTTTTCGGCCAGCCCATCGCCCACTCGCAGTCGCCGCATATCCATGCCGCTTTTGCCAGGGCGCAGGGCATCGCGCTGGACTACCGCGCCATCGAAGCGTCGCCGCAGGATTTCGCCGCGGCGCTGGAGGCGTTCGCCGCCGATGGCGGTGCCGGGGCCAATGTCACCCTGCCGCACAAGGAAGCGGCGTTCGCGCTGTGCGCCACCACCACTTCGCGCGCGCACCGGGCCGGTGCGGTCAACACCCTGCTGCGCAAGGGCGATGGCTGGCATGGCGACAACACCGACGGCATCGGCCTGGTACGCGACCTCACCGGCCGCCACGGCCTGGACCTGCGCGGCCGCCGTGTGCTGCTGCTGGGCGCCGGCGGTGCCGCCCGCGGGGTTGCTCCGGCGCTGCTGGATGCCGGCATCCTCGAACTGGTCGTCGCCAACCGTACCCCGGCCCGTGCCGATGCGCTGGTCGATGCGATGGCCGAACCTGGGCGCGCGATTTCGGCCTATTGGGAGGACCTGCGCGAGCAGGGCGATTTCGAACTGGTCATCAATGCCACTTCCGCCGGCCGCGACAAGGGCGCCGCGTTCCAGTTGCCGCTGTCGCTGGTCAACAGCCTCACCACCGCGGTGGACCTGAACTACGGCGGTGCGGCGATCGCCTTCCTGGCGTGGGCGCGCGCGGCCGGCTGCCGCAACAGCTTCGACGGGCTGGGCATGCTGGTCGAGCAGGCGGCCGAGAGCTTCCGGCTGTGGCACGGCGTGCGTCCGGACACCGATGCGGTCTACGCCGAACTGCGCGAGCGCGCCAGCACGCTGGTCACGGCGGATTGA
It includes:
- the aroE gene encoding Shikimate dehydrogenase, producing MSAARHAVFGQPIAHSQSPHIHAAFARAQGIALDYRAIEASPQDFAAALEAFAADGGAGANVTLPHKEAAFALCATTTSRAHRAGAVNTLLRKGDGWHGDNTDGIGLVRDLTGRHGLDLRGRRVLLLGAGGAARGVAPALLDAGILELVVANRTPARADALVDAMAEPGRAISAYWEDLREQGDFELVINATSAGRDKGAAFQLPLSLVNSLTTAVDLNYGGAAIAFLAWARAAGCRNSFDGLGMLVEQAAESFRLWHGVRPDTDAVYAELRERASTLVTAD